A genomic region of Miscanthus floridulus cultivar M001 chromosome 3, ASM1932011v1, whole genome shotgun sequence contains the following coding sequences:
- the LOC136544138 gene encoding vegetative cell wall protein gp1-like, translating to MVRPAVRKKNVDSEFSAKSSYNNSPSPISPCQPPPHTPEATPTLPIERKEETAGAPATRPPTTEAPVLRARPPSHRPRRPSARRPPPPPTTEASLPQRGNPGVSSAPGAAPALTPHHPSAATQRVPSAPGAAPNPPPAPRLVSAARSTGKAPSSSVQCLASKVPLARALSLPPTPCLTSTVRPTGAAPSSFAVRPHTHAPNREKGRDRRCPDHPPPNHRSPSAPGVAPFPSPPLPQCAAPPPPPTTEALPPQRGNLGVSGALGAAPAPTPRHPSAATQQVPGALGVAPNPPTGPRPGVRGALHRQGSFVIRAAPGQQGAPGASPQPPTDTTPGVHGVPHWRGPFVICCAPGQQGAPGASVPTEWATFFATPCPSRHPDSFPKPTS from the coding sequence TCCGTCTCCAATTTCCCCTTGCCAACCGCCACCCCACACTCCCGAAGCCACACCCACGCTCCCAATCGAGAGAAAGGAAGAGACCGCCGGCGCCCCGGCCACCCGCCCCCCAACCACCGAAGCCCCGGTGCTCCGGGCACGGCCCCCTTCCCATCGCCCCCGCCGCCCTAGTGCGCGGCGCCCCCCACCCCCGCCAACCACCGAAGCCTCGCTGCCCCAGCGCGGCAACCCAGGCGTCTCCAGCGCCCCAGGCGCGGCCCCTGCCCTAACCCCCCACCACCCTAGTGCGGCAACCCAGCGGGTCCCTAGCGCCCCCGGTGCGGCCCCCAACCCCCCACCGGCCCCACGCCTGGTGTCCGCAGCGCGCTCCACTGGCAAGGCCCCTTCGTCATCCGTGCAGTGCCTGGCCAGCAAGGTGCCCCTGGCGCGAGCCCTCAGCCTCCCACCGACACCATGCCTGACATCCACGGTGCGCCCCACCGGCGCGGCCCCTTCGTCATTTGCTGTGCGCCCGCACACCCACGCTCCCAATCGAGAGAAAGGAAGAGACCGCCGGTGCCCCGACCACCCGCCCCCCAACCACCGAAGCCCCAGTGCTCCGGGCGTGGCCCCCTTCCCATCGCCCCCGCTGCCCCAGTGCGCGGCGCCCCCACCCCCGCCAACCACCGAAGCCCTGCCGCCCCAGCGTGGCAACCTAGGCGTCTCCGGCGCCCTAGGCGCGGCCCCCGCCCCAACCCCCCGCCACCCTAGCGCAGCAACCCAGCAGGTCCCTGGTGCCCTCGGCGTGGCCCCCAACCCCCCCACCGGCCCTAGGCCTGGTGTCCGCGGCGCGCTCCACCGGCAGGGCTCCTTCGTCATCCGCGCAGCGCCCGGCCAGCAAGGTGCCCCCGGCGCGAGCCCTCAGCCTCCCACCGACACCACGCCTGGCGTCCATGGCGTGCCCCATTGGCGTGGCCCCTTCGTCATCTGCTGTGCGCCCGGCCAGCAAGGTGCCCCCGGCGCGAGTGTGCCTACTGAATGGGCAACCTTCTTCGCGACTCCTTGCCCAAGCCGACATCCTGACTCCTTCCCCAAGCCCACATCCTGA